In one Desulfomicrobium escambiense DSM 10707 genomic region, the following are encoded:
- a CDS encoding efflux RND transporter permease subunit produces MSHNHDVLTRLTAGFVDSKLVPLIVAFSIFLGVFAVLRTPSEEEPQIIVPMIDIMVRMPGAMPEEIEKRVVGPMEKLLWEIPGVEYVYSTCMDGEALTIVRFLVGEDVEKSLIKAYSKLYQHLDWIPPGCSQPILKPRSIDDVPVLAVAFIGEAHDGRTLRMVAAEAAESLRALPGVSEVTVTGGRKRTLTVDVSPERLRALNLDSVDVAGAIAGQNQADQSGLVTRAGASSLVRLDNALRSAADVAATVVAVRDGRPVTLGSVAEVRDATAEPEDYVFFAPGPRAEAKGVRAEAGRLQPAVTLTVAKRPGINATDLCRKAMQTIESLRGTVIPDDIQAVIVRDYGETAKHKSDELLLHLAIAALSVGAIVAYFLGYRASAVVMVAVPVTLAVTLATYWLMGYTLNRVTLFALIFCIGILVDDPIVDVENIVRHVRLPGSAGRPFTQVIIEAVSEVRAPLVLATFTVIAAIMPMAFVGGLMGPYMRPMPVGASMAMLLSMAVAFVITPWLARRVLKPSDSHEPEIHDDPFTRGYIWLMRHLIERPAFRWTFLAVVAGLLALAVALFPLKAVLVKMLPFDNKSEFEIVVDMPDGTSLESTAAAAEALSRRVLEQPEVTDVQLYVGTASPFSFNGLVRHYYLRQGPNVAQIQVNLVGRGERDASSHEIAGRVRGLVTPVAKAHGARIKVVEVPPGPPVLQTLVAEIYGPTPESRLAVARQVKDIFSETPSVVDVDWFVNDPRPETRVRLDPDKALQSGVSPDRARQVLATSVAGVQAGILHDPTAREDVPIVVRLPLARRSSPADLETLPVRGGDGMVSLGQVAALNEGVTPGFIYHKNMLPVVYVTADMAGDEESPVYGMARVDKALDELAATGRGAWQAGDTRVLRRLYTAGPDTTHDIAMKWDGEWQITYEVFRDMGVAFAVVLVLIAILVVGWFGSYTTPLAIMIPIPLSLIGIIPAHAVSGAFFTATSMIGFIAGAGIVVRNSIILVDFIVMRREQGETLEDAVVEAGAVRFRPMVLTALSVVAGAFVILFDPIFQGLAISLLAGEVAATLFSRMVVPVMYYLDQRRGA; encoded by the coding sequence ATGTCTCACAACCACGACGTCCTGACGCGTCTCACGGCCGGCTTCGTCGACTCCAAGCTCGTACCACTCATCGTCGCCTTCTCCATTTTCCTGGGCGTCTTCGCCGTGCTGCGCACCCCGAGCGAAGAGGAGCCGCAGATCATCGTGCCCATGATCGACATCATGGTGCGGATGCCCGGCGCCATGCCCGAGGAGATCGAGAAGCGCGTCGTCGGGCCCATGGAAAAGCTGCTGTGGGAGATTCCGGGCGTGGAGTACGTCTATTCGACCTGCATGGACGGCGAGGCCCTGACGATCGTGCGCTTTCTGGTCGGCGAGGATGTGGAGAAGAGCCTCATCAAGGCCTACAGCAAGCTGTACCAGCATCTGGACTGGATTCCGCCGGGCTGTTCCCAGCCGATTTTGAAGCCCCGCTCCATCGACGACGTGCCCGTCCTGGCCGTGGCCTTCATCGGCGAGGCCCACGACGGCCGCACCCTGCGCATGGTCGCGGCCGAGGCGGCCGAAAGCCTGCGGGCCCTGCCGGGTGTGTCGGAAGTGACGGTCACGGGCGGCCGCAAACGCACCCTGACCGTGGACGTCAGCCCCGAACGTCTGCGCGCCCTGAACCTGGACAGCGTGGACGTGGCCGGGGCAATCGCGGGCCAGAACCAGGCCGACCAGAGCGGCCTGGTGACCCGTGCCGGGGCGTCGAGCCTGGTGCGTCTGGACAACGCCTTGCGCTCGGCCGCCGACGTTGCCGCCACGGTCGTGGCCGTGCGCGACGGCCGGCCCGTGACCCTGGGCAGCGTGGCCGAGGTGCGCGACGCCACGGCCGAACCCGAGGACTACGTGTTCTTCGCGCCAGGCCCACGGGCCGAGGCCAAGGGCGTCCGGGCGGAAGCGGGAAGGCTCCAGCCCGCCGTGACCCTGACCGTGGCCAAGCGTCCGGGCATCAACGCCACGGACCTCTGCCGCAAGGCCATGCAGACCATCGAGAGCCTGCGTGGCACGGTCATCCCGGACGACATCCAGGCCGTGATCGTGCGCGACTACGGCGAGACGGCCAAGCACAAGTCCGACGAACTGCTCCTGCACCTGGCCATCGCGGCCCTGTCCGTAGGCGCCATCGTGGCGTATTTCCTGGGGTACCGGGCCAGCGCGGTGGTCATGGTCGCCGTGCCCGTGACCCTGGCCGTAACGCTCGCCACCTATTGGCTCATGGGCTACACCCTGAACCGCGTCACCCTCTTCGCCCTCATCTTCTGCATCGGCATCCTCGTGGACGACCCCATCGTCGACGTGGAGAACATCGTGCGCCACGTGCGCCTGCCCGGCTCGGCCGGCCGCCCCTTCACCCAGGTCATCATCGAGGCCGTGAGCGAGGTCCGCGCGCCCCTGGTCCTGGCCACCTTCACGGTCATCGCGGCCATCATGCCCATGGCCTTCGTCGGCGGGCTCATGGGACCGTACATGCGGCCCATGCCGGTCGGCGCGAGCATGGCCATGCTCCTGTCCATGGCCGTGGCCTTCGTCATCACGCCCTGGCTGGCCCGGCGGGTGCTGAAGCCCTCGGACAGCCACGAACCCGAAATCCACGATGACCCCTTCACCCGCGGCTACATCTGGCTCATGCGCCACCTCATCGAGCGCCCGGCCTTCCGCTGGACCTTCCTGGCCGTCGTGGCCGGTCTGCTGGCCCTGGCCGTGGCCCTCTTCCCGCTGAAGGCCGTGCTCGTGAAGATGCTGCCCTTCGACAACAAGAGCGAGTTCGAGATCGTCGTGGACATGCCCGACGGCACGAGCCTCGAATCTACGGCCGCGGCGGCCGAGGCCCTGTCGCGCCGCGTCCTGGAACAGCCCGAGGTCACGGACGTGCAGCTCTACGTCGGCACGGCCTCGCCCTTCTCCTTCAACGGTCTGGTCCGCCACTACTACCTGCGGCAAGGGCCGAACGTGGCCCAGATCCAGGTCAACCTGGTGGGCCGCGGCGAAAGGGACGCGTCGAGCCACGAGATCGCCGGACGCGTGCGCGGGCTCGTCACGCCCGTGGCCAAGGCGCACGGAGCGCGCATCAAGGTGGTGGAGGTGCCGCCCGGCCCGCCCGTGCTGCAGACCCTGGTGGCCGAAATCTACGGGCCCACGCCCGAGAGCAGGCTGGCCGTGGCCCGGCAGGTCAAGGACATTTTTTCGGAAACGCCGAGCGTGGTGGATGTGGATTGGTTCGTGAACGACCCGCGCCCCGAGACGCGCGTGCGCCTGGACCCGGACAAGGCCCTGCAAAGCGGCGTCAGCCCCGACCGGGCGCGGCAGGTCCTGGCCACGTCGGTGGCGGGCGTGCAGGCCGGCATCCTGCACGACCCGACGGCCCGCGAGGACGTGCCCATCGTGGTCCGCCTGCCCCTGGCCAGACGCTCAAGCCCCGCCGACCTGGAAACCCTGCCCGTGCGCGGAGGAGACGGCATGGTCTCCCTGGGGCAGGTCGCGGCCTTGAACGAAGGCGTGACGCCCGGCTTCATCTACCACAAGAACATGCTGCCCGTGGTCTACGTCACGGCCGACATGGCCGGCGACGAGGAAAGCCCGGTCTACGGCATGGCCCGCGTGGACAAGGCTCTGGACGAGCTTGCAGCGACGGGACGTGGTGCCTGGCAGGCCGGCGACACGCGGGTGCTCAGGCGCCTCTACACCGCCGGGCCCGACACGACCCACGACATCGCCATGAAGTGGGACGGGGAATGGCAGATCACCTACGAGGTCTTCCGGGACATGGGCGTGGCCTTCGCCGTGGTTTTGGTGCTCATCGCCATCCTGGTGGTCGGCTGGTTCGGGTCCTACACAACGCCGCTGGCCATCATGATTCCCATCCCGCTCTCGCTCATCGGCATCATCCCGGCCCACGCCGTTTCCGGCGCCTTCTTCACGGCCACGTCCATGATCGGCTTCATCGCCGGCGCGGGCATCGTGGTGCGCAACTCCATCATCCTGGTGGACTTCATCGTCATGCGCCGCGAACAGGGCGAGACCCTGGAGGACGCCGTGGTCGAGGCCGGGGCCGTGCGCTTCAGGCCCATGGTCCTGACGGCCCTGTCCGTGGTGGCCGGGGCCTTCGTCATCCTCTTCGACCCCATCTTCCAGGGCCTGGCCATCTCGCTCCTGGCCGGGGAAGTGGCGGCGACGCTCTTCTCGCGCATGGTCGTGCCGGTGATGTACTATCTGGATCAGCGCAGGGGGGCGTGA
- a CDS encoding addiction module protein, which translates to MSTREVLEMAMALKPEEKFLVVEGLLKSLDEPDRKLEEIWFEEAEKRLHAYRKGSLRGIAMEEIFG; encoded by the coding sequence ATGAGTACACGCGAAGTTCTGGAGATGGCCATGGCCCTGAAGCCGGAAGAGAAGTTTCTTGTCGTCGAGGGTCTGCTGAAGAGCCTGGACGAACCGGACAGGAAGCTGGAGGAAATCTGGTTCGAGGAAGCCGAAAAAAGGCTGCATGCATACCGCAAGGGATCTCTGCGGGGCATCGCGATGGAAGAAATTTTCGGTTAG
- a CDS encoding type II toxin-antitoxin system RelE/ParE family toxin yields the protein MRIVFSEFAKLEMDDAASFYELQFEGLGDSFKSEVRKAALRIADYPRAWSPGRGEVRKCLLHRFPFSILYSIEPDHIFIIAVAHQHRRPDYWAER from the coding sequence ATGAGGATAGTTTTTTCCGAATTTGCCAAGCTGGAAATGGACGACGCGGCCTCGTTCTACGAACTGCAATTCGAAGGCCTCGGGGATTCATTCAAATCGGAGGTCCGCAAGGCTGCCTTGCGTATCGCCGACTATCCCCGCGCCTGGTCTCCCGGGCGCGGGGAAGTCAGAAAATGTCTGCTGCACAGGTTTCCCTTCAGCATCCTGTATTCCATCGAACCCGACCACATCTTCATCATCGCCGTCGCCCACCAGCACCGCCGGCCGGATTATTGGGCTGAACGCTGA